From the genome of Pan troglodytes isolate AG18354 chromosome 16, NHGRI_mPanTro3-v2.0_pri, whole genome shotgun sequence:
TCAATGGAAGAGACTCTGCCAGCGGCATTACTTGTGGGCCCTGGGCTGCTATATGCTGCTGGCCACTGTGGCTCTGAAACTGTCTTTCAGGTTAAAGTGTGACTCTGACCACTTGGGTCTGGAGTCCAGGGAATCTCAAAGCCAGTACTGTAGGAATATCTTGTATAATTTCCTGAAACTGCCAGCAAAGAGGTCTATCAACTGTTCAGGGGTCACCCGAGGGGACCAAGAGGCAGTGCTTCAGGCTATTCTGAATAACCTGGAGGTCAAGAAGAAGCGAGAGCCTTTCACAGACACCCACTACCTCTCCCTCACCAGAGACTGTGAGCACTTCAAGGCTGAAAGGAAGTTCATACAGTTCCCACTGAGCAAAGAAGAGGTGGAGTTCCCTATTGCATACTCTATGGTGATTCATGAGAAGATTGAAAACTTTGAAAGGCTACTGCGAGCTGTGTATGCCCCTCAGAACATATACTGCATCCATGTGGATGAGAAGTCCCCAGAAACTTTCAAAGAGGCGGTCAAAGCAATTATTTCTTGCTTCCCAAATGTCTTCATAGCCAGTAAGCTGGTTCGGGTGGTTTATGCCTCCTGGTCCAGGGTGCAAGCTGACATCAACTGCATGGAAGACTTGCTCCAGAGCTCAGTGCCGTGGAAATACTTCCTGAATACATGTGGGACGGACTTTCCTATAAAGAGCAATGCGGAGATGGTCCAGGCTCTCAAGATGTTGAATGGGAGGAATAGCATGGAGTCAGAGGTACCTCCTAAGCACAAAGAAACCCGCTGGAAATATCACTTTGAGGTAGTGGGAGACACATTACACCTAACCAACAAGAAGAAGGATCCTCCCCCTTATAATTTAACTATGTTTACAGGGAATGCGTACATTGTGGCTTCCCGAGATTTCGTCCAACATGTTTTGAAGAACCCTAAATCCCAACAACTGATTGAATGGGTAAAAGACACTTATAGCCCTGATGAACACCTCTGGGCCACCCTTCAGCGTGCACGGTGGATGCCTGGCTCTGTTCCCAACCACCCCAAGTACGACATCTCAGACATGActtctattgccaggctggtcaaGTGGCAGGGTCATGAGGGAGACATCGATAAGGGTGCTCCTTATGCTCCCTGCTCTGGAATCCACCAGCGGGCTATCTGCATTTATGGGGCTGGGGACTTGAATTGGATGCTTCACAACCATCACCTGTTGGCCAACAAGTTTGACCCAAAGGTAGATGATAATGCTCTTCAGTGCTTAGAAGAATACCTACGTTATAAGGCCATCTATGGGACTGAACTTTGAGACACACTATGAGGGCATTGCTACCTGTGGGGCACGAGCATGTACAAACATGCTCAGAACTTGCTGGGACAGTGTGGGTGGGAGACCAGGGCTTTGCAATTCGTGGCATCCTTTAGGATAAGAGGGCTGCTATTAGAGTGTGGGTAAGTAGATCTTTTGCCTTGCAAATTGCTGTCTGGGTGAATGCTGCTTGTTCTCTCACCCCTAACCCTAGTAGTTCCTCCACTAACTTTCTCACTAAGTGAGAATGAGAACTGCTGTGATAGGGAGAGTGAAGGAGGGATATGTGGTAGGGCACTTGATTTCAGTTGAATGCCTGCTGGTAGCTTTTCCATTCTGTGGAGCTGCTGTTCCTAATAATTCCAGGTTTGGTAGCGTGGAGGAGAACTTTGATGGAAAGAGAACCTTCCCTTCTGTActgttaacttaaaaataaatagctcCTGATTCAAAGTATTACCTCTACTTTTTGCCTAGTATGccagaaataatataaatataaacagataAAGTGTGTGAGACTTTTTCTCATAACTATTCATGACATTTAAAATCCCTAGGGGCTGGCAAGAGAGTTCTCATTATTCTGAAATGGTCCTGACAGGCTGCAtgaatagcaattttttttttgagacagagtcttgctctgtcacccaggctggactgcagtagtgcaatctcagttcactgcaacctccgcctcccaggttcaagtgatactcccacctcagcctcctgagtagctgggactacaggcatgcagcaccatgtctggctaatttttgtatttttagtagaggccgggtttcaccatattcaccaggctggtcttgaactcctgaccttgtgatctgcccgcctcggccttccaaaatgctgggattacaggtgggaactactgcacctggcctacgaATAGCAAATTCTAATGAAGACAGGGGAACAGGGCTGGTTCTTCCATTGTTAAAAGCCATCCTCATTTTGTTTATATTGCCAGGTTCGtgatttttctgtaaaggaaaaGGCAGGGTGATTTAACCAGTTTGACCACCTTTCCTGTATTCTTACAGGAAAATCGCAGCACTAATTCTAATTTTGTCCACTTCACAGCCAAAGCTTAGCTAATGTTCCATAAAGGAGATAATAGCCAATCAGGTAAGGTAATGTGTAATTTATTATTCAAAGTGGAACATGTTTTTGTAGGGGGAGAGTCTGCACTATTAATAATtgtattgagaaataaaaataggacTATTCAGTTAAACCAGGATGTCTTATTATTCCATGTTTAGGCTTCTTGAGTcaaaactctttttttatttttttgagacaggttctcactctgttgcccaggctggagtgcagtggcatgatcttggctcactgaagcctctgcctcccaggttcaagtgattctccccccaaaccttgcaagtagctgggatgacagatgtgagccaccatgcccagctgatttttgtgtatttttagtaaagatggggtttcaccatgttggccaggttggtctcaaactcctggcctcaagtgatccacctgccccagcctcccaaagtgctgggattacaggtgtgagccaccatgcctggtcccctCTTGAGTCAAAACTCTTATTTCAGAATGCGAATGGAAGGATCGCTATCAGTGATTCTGCAGATTACACATTTCCTCGCGGGGAGACAATAAGGtatgtgtaaatacatatatgtgtgtgtatgtatacacacatacagcaCGCCACCTCCCAAGTGTTACCTAGTGAAACAGTTTCCTTTCCGAAGCTCCAGAGATGGTTGTTGGCTAAGTTATACTCTTCTGTGATGGGCAAGGGATACTATAAAAACTTAGGCAGTGCCCTTTGAATATAGTACAGCTCATCTTCTGCATACGATATGCCCTGGAAAGGTGATTTATATGCAAGTTAATTGGTGTAATCTGAAGGATGCTCCCATTAATACGTCATGATGTCATTAAtatgtttcttcctttctgattttttttttttttttttgagacagagtctcactctgtcacccaggttggagtgcaatgaatggcgcgatcttggctcattacaacctccgcctcctgggtccaagcgattcttctgcctcagcctcctgagtaactgggattacaggtgtgtgccaccttgcccggctaatttttttgtatttttttagtagaaacagggtttcaccatgttggtcaggctggtctgaactcctgacctcaagtgatccacttgccttggcttcccaaagtgctgggattacaggcgtgagctaccgcacccagccctttctGAGTGTTGTCATTCAATTCATCAAGTTTTCTGTCATGATCAACTTTCTCTATGCAAACCCTGTAACTCTGACAGTTATCACTGTGTCTGACACAGtgagtttttttatttataaggTAGTtacttttggccaggtgtggtggctgacgcctgtaatcccagcactttgggaggccaaggtaggcagatcacttgaggtcaggagttcaagaccagcctggccaacatggtgaaaccccatctctactaaaaatataaaaattagccatacatggtggcgggtacctgtaatcccagctacttgggaggctgaggcaggagaatcgcttgaacatgggaggcagaggttgcagtgagctgagatcgtaccactgcactccagcctgggcgatagagccagactgagtctcaaaaaaaaaaaaaaaaagttacttttttttggtAAGGTTGTACTTCTTAGATAATGGTCATTGTCACTACCAACTTGCCTGCATTGTAATAGAGTCCTATTCACTTTGCTCCCAACCCCACTACGGAGATGACTGATGACTAGTTGTATACACAGTGGGTGTGCCCTGAGAGGTCTGTTGCCAGCAGTGGTGATCGATCACGGCCTCCCCCTGCTGGCTGATGTGATGGTCCTTGGTCCTCCTCTGAAGGAGGTAGAAGGGGCACACGGCCACCGTGGGAAGTAGGCAGAAAAGCCTCCCTGGGTGCAGATTCTCTGAGAAAAGAACTTCGGCCTCATAGTTAACTTACTCCAAAAGCTTTCatgtgaaataatttataattttttatataaataaaaagattaaaatgtgaacttgtcattttttttggGATAAGTTACTGAAATTTTTCAACCATTGAAATTTTCTCTAGAAATATATTCAGGTGCATAGGAAGTGCTGTTTATTTAATAACACAGGGTCTTCATATCAGAGGGGTTGAAT
Proteins encoded in this window:
- the GCNT3 gene encoding beta-1,3-galactosyl-O-glycosyl-glycoprotein beta-1,6-N-acetylglucosaminyltransferase 3, whose amino-acid sequence is MVQWKRLCQRHYLWALGCYMLLATVALKLSFRLKCDSDHLGLESRESQSQYCRNILYNFLKLPAKRSINCSGVTRGDQEAVLQAILNNLEVKKKREPFTDTHYLSLTRDCEHFKAERKFIQFPLSKEEVEFPIAYSMVIHEKIENFERLLRAVYAPQNIYCIHVDEKSPETFKEAVKAIISCFPNVFIASKLVRVVYASWSRVQADINCMEDLLQSSVPWKYFLNTCGTDFPIKSNAEMVQALKMLNGRNSMESEVPPKHKETRWKYHFEVVGDTLHLTNKKKDPPPYNLTMFTGNAYIVASRDFVQHVLKNPKSQQLIEWVKDTYSPDEHLWATLQRARWMPGSVPNHPKYDISDMTSIARLVKWQGHEGDIDKGAPYAPCSGIHQRAICIYGAGDLNWMLHNHHLLANKFDPKVDDNALQCLEEYLRYKAIYGTEL